TTAAGGTTGCCCGTCACGAGGCAAAGAGCAAGTGACGCCTTAGCTACGGCGAGAAACGGTTCGTCGTCGGGGTCAGGAAGCGCCTCAGGCCAGGACTCCGGCGTCACAAGAAGAGCGCTCTGCTCAATATGCTGTAGAGCGTCCTCGGCTTCCGTTTGATTGATTTGCAATTCGGGACGCGCCAACACGTCGCGATATTCGGCAAGTATTCGCTGGTCGCACGCAAACTCGATCTCACCCGCAGTGACAAGACCAACTATTTGTCCGGGCGCCGCGCGATGGGACAACAAACCGGACACCAGGACATTCGTGTCCAACACGATTCGGATCAAGAGCGCCGCTTCTCCGGAAGTGTGTTTCGCCTGCGTTTGGCCTTTCTCGTCTTTGCTATGACGCGGTCAATCTCTGCGATCGTCATTCGGTCGCG
This is a stretch of genomic DNA from Acidobacteriota bacterium. It encodes these proteins:
- a CDS encoding putative toxin-antitoxin system toxin component, PIN family, whose translation is MIRIVLDTNVLVSGLLSHRAAPGQIVGLVTAGEIEFACDQRILAEYRDVLARPELQINQTEAEDALQHIEQSALLVTPESWPEALPDPDDEPFLAVAKASLALCLVTGNLKHFPAKARLDVRVLTPRQFVDALGEDEVS